The Paenibacillus yonginensis genome segment CTGAGGCCGCAGGATTTGTTGGCCTTAAAGGACATCGCAGTGTTGGCGGGCTCCGTGCTTCCATTTATAACGCTGTGCCTTATGATGCAATTGCTGCTTTGGTGCAGTTCATGGAAGATTTCCGCAATAAAAATCGTTAAAAGCGGCTATGCGGCAGGACCCCATTTTTCGTGGAAAAGTGGGGTCCTGCCGTTTTGTCTGCTGTTTTGGTATAATATAAAAACTGCGAACAAAAGCCGTAGTCACAGAATTTGATAAAGAGGTGTCTTCTAACATGGCTTTACATATTGTACTTGTTGAACCGGAGATTCCGGCTAATACCGGCAATATTGCCCGAACCTGCGCAGCAACAGGCGCACACCTGCATCTGGTTCGTCCGCTTGGATTCCGTACGGATGATGCGACTCTTAAACGGGCCGGTTTGGATTACTGGTATGCTGTTCATATTGAATATCACGATTCGTTTGAGGAGCTGCAGGCTGCTTATCCGGATGGACGGTATTTCTACGCTACAACCAAAGCAAAGCAATATTATCATCAATTCAAATTCCAGGACGGAGACTTTCTGGTGTTCGGCAAAGAAACAAAAGGCCTTCCGCCGGAGCTGATTGAGAAGAATCGGGAGACGGCAATGAAAATGCCGATGACGGATAAGGTTCGTTCGCTGAATTTATCCAACTCGGCAGCGATCATTGTGTATGAGGCGCTCCGTCAGCTTGATTTTCCGGGAATGGGATAAGTCAGAAATGGGAACCGGCAGTTTAAACTGCCGGTTTTTTGCTGAGGTCCCTTTAAGCTTAAAAAAAAGATCATATAA includes the following:
- the trmL gene encoding tRNA (uridine(34)/cytosine(34)/5-carboxymethylaminomethyluridine(34)-2'-O)-methyltransferase TrmL gives rise to the protein MALHIVLVEPEIPANTGNIARTCAATGAHLHLVRPLGFRTDDATLKRAGLDYWYAVHIEYHDSFEELQAAYPDGRYFYATTKAKQYYHQFKFQDGDFLVFGKETKGLPPELIEKNRETAMKMPMTDKVRSLNLSNSAAIIVYEALRQLDFPGMG